From a single Rodentibacter sp. JRC1 genomic region:
- the cas2 gene encoding CRISPR-associated endonuclease Cas2 gives MLMLITYDISFDDPEGQKRLRQIAKHCLDYGVRAQYSVFECDVTPDQWVKLKNKLLATYNPDCDSLRLYHLGSKWRNKVEHHGAKPAVDIFKDILIL, from the coding sequence ATGCTGATGTTAATTACCTACGATATTTCATTTGATGACCCGGAAGGACAAAAGCGTTTACGTCAAATCGCCAAGCATTGTTTAGATTATGGTGTACGGGCTCAATATTCAGTGTTTGAGTGCGATGTGACACCAGATCAATGGGTTAAGCTAAAAAATAAATTACTGGCAACTTATAACCCGGATTGCGATAGTTTACGCCTTTATCATTTGGGAAGTAAATGGCGTAATAAAGTGGAACATCACGGTGCAAAACCTGCTGTTGATATTTTTAAAGATATATTGATTCTATAG